The Blattabacterium sp. (Cryptocercus kyebangensis) region TATTAAATCTATTTCTCTTTGCACATCTATTCGATAAGGAGGGACAACTACTAATAAGGATTTTTCATCTTCTGAAAGAATGAAAATTTCAAGTAATGATAAAATTTTTTTTATTTTTTCTTTAGAGATATTTTTTCCAATAATATCCATAATTTTTTTATAACGAAGTTTTATTTTTAATGGAAAGATTGGATTTGGATAAAGATCCACTATATCCGAACTTATTTTACATTTTATAATTTCTTTTAGAAGAGAGGCCATCCTTTGTAATGCATATACTGTTTGAGTAGGATCTACTCCTTTTTCAAATAGAAATCTATCATCTGTTTTTATTATATGTTTTATTCCAATAGAACGAATATCAACAGGATTAAAATAGGCACTTCCTAAAAAAATATTTTTTGTTTTTATACTAATATTTGAATTATGACTACTTATAATTCCAGCTATAGATAAAGTATTTTTTGTATCAGATATAATTAAATCTTTTTCGTTTAATTCTCTTTTAATATTATCTTCAGATTTAAAATCAATCTTATTTTGTGCATTTTTAATAATAATTTTTTCTCCTTTTATCTGATCCATATCAAAAATATGTATAGGTTGACCTAATTCATGCATCACAAAATTTTTTATATCTATTACATTATTTATAGATTTTATTCCGATTGATTTTAATTGATCATTTAACCAATCTGGAGATGAATCTATTTTTATTTTAGAGAGTGCTACTCCAGAATATCTTCTGCATTTTTTTTCTTCTTCAATCAATATTTTAAAACAATATTTATTGATATCTTTTTTGTAATTATTTATTATAGGTTTTGATAAAACAGTTTTATATCCACGATAAGTTAGAATAGCATATAAATCACGAGCGATTCCATAATGACTCATAGCATCGGAACGATTAGGTGTAAGATCTATATCTAGAATAGAATCTTCTCTATTACTTCCTATAGTAATTTTTCTTACACTTTTTACCGATAACCCAATATCGGTTAATATGTTAGATATTTTTTTCGAACTAAGATTAACGGAAATGTATTTTTTAAGCCAATTATATGATATTCTCATATTATTACGGACATAATTAATATTAGGATTGATTCTTCTTTTTTTGTATTAGA contains the following coding sequences:
- the pheT gene encoding phenylalanine--tRNA ligase subunit beta, with amino-acid sequence MRISYNWLKKYISVNLSSKKISNILTDIGLSVKSVRKITIGSNREDSILDIDLTPNRSDAMSHYGIARDLYAILTYRGYKTVLSKPIINNYKKDINKYCFKILIEEEKKCRRYSGVALSKIKIDSSPDWLNDQLKSIGIKSINNVIDIKNFVMHELGQPIHIFDMDQIKGEKIIIKNAQNKIDFKSEDNIKRELNEKDLIISDTKNTLSIAGIISSHNSNISIKTKNIFLGSAYFNPVDIRSIGIKHIIKTDDRFLFEKGVDPTQTVYALQRMASLLKEIIKCKISSDIVDLYPNPIFPLKIKLRYKKIMDIIGKNISKEKIKKILSLLEIFILSEDEKSLLVVVPPYRIDVQREIDLIEEILRIYGINQIKKSSKIKIYSIPNFFYKTKEEIQKVIFNQLVNYGFQEIINTPMRNQNSDSFLLNSFFDRESINIINPINKYYNSMRSTLLFGIIDSIKYNYNRGNNNIKFFEFGKIYYRKNHQFLEKTCLSIAVSEIEKKSKKTIENKNDGFFYLKGIIEQVFKRIGIYYYTQTSSIHPIFKENISIRYKNKNLVELGKIKKNISKNIEIFYAEIDWEYFISIVKEKKIIFIPYSKYPTSKRDLSLLIDKKIPFEKVYQLIKKMEKDLIKKIEIYDLYEGKNLPKSKKSYTISFFFESKDETLTDIIINDLMKKIEKFLKNKLGSKIREIS